The nucleotide window GCACGGCCGTCCGGACGCGACAATCGACGAACCCGCACCCGACGACGGACCGGAGTCCGGCGCCGAGGCGGTCCCGACGTCTCCGGCGCCGGCCGGCGCGACCCAAGCTCCCCGGGCGCCGCGGCCGAGGTCGACAGCACCGCCCGAGCCCGCCGCCGAGGCCGAGGCCACGACGCCGAAGCGCCGTCTCTTCTCCCGGTCCGGCGCGGGCAGGCGGACGGCGGCACCGCCGGCGGCGCCCGAACCGGCACCCGCCGCGGAACCCGCGTCCCCTGCGGACGACCCGGCCCCGCCGGGATTCCACATCTACCGGCCTTCGTCGGCGGCCAACGGCTCCGGCCGCGACGAGGCCAACCCGTGACGCCGGCGCACTCCCGCCTGCTGATCGTCACCGCCGTCGCCGCCGAGGCCGATGCCGTGCGCGCCGGCGTCGACCCGGCCGCCGTCGAGGTGGCGGCCGTCGGCGTCGGCCCGGCCGCGGCCGCCGCCGGCACGGCACGGCTCCTGGCGCTCGCCGAGGCCGCCGGGCGTCCGTACCGGGGCGTCGTCAGCGCCGGCATAGCCGGCGGTTTCCCGGGCCGCGCGCCGGTCGGCGCGACCGTCCTGGCCGCCCGCACGATCGCCGCCGACCTGGGCGCGGAGTCCCCGGACGGCTTCATCGGTGTGGCCGAGCTCGGCTTCGGCACCAGCGTCCTGCACGCCGACCCGGACCTGTTCGAGGCCCTGTCGCGGGCACTCCCCG belongs to Amorphoplanes digitatis and includes:
- a CDS encoding futalosine hydrolase; amino-acid sequence: MTPAHSRLLIVTAVAAEADAVRAGVDPAAVEVAAVGVGPAAAAAGTARLLALAEAAGRPYRGVVSAGIAGGFPGRAPVGATVLAARTIAADLGAESPDGFIGVAELGFGTSVLHADPDLFEALSRALPDAIAGDILTLATVTGTAGTAAALQARHPAAVAEAMEGYGVASAAQTAAVPFAELRTISNPIGPRDRAAWRLGEAFAALTAAARAACG